A single window of Papio anubis isolate 15944 chromosome 8, Panubis1.0, whole genome shotgun sequence DNA harbors:
- the PNMA2 gene encoding paraneoplastic antigen Ma2 — MALALLEDWCRIMSVDEQKSLMVTGIPADYEEAEIQEVLQETLKSLGRYRLLGKIFRKQENANAVLLELLEDTDVSAIPSEVQGKGGVWKVVFKTPNQDTEFLERLNLFLEKEGQTVSGMFRALGHEGMSPATVPCISPELLAHLLGQAMAQAPQPLLPMRYRKLRVFSGSAVPAPEEEPFEVWLEQATEIVKEWPVTEAEKKRWLAESLRGPALDLMHIVQADNPSISVEECLEAFKQVFGNLESRRTAQVRYLKTYQEEGEKVSAYVLRLETLLRRAVEKRAIPRRIADQVRLEQVMAGATLNQMLWCRLRELKDQGPPPNFLELMKVIREEEEEEASFENESIEEPEEGDGYGGWNHEGED, encoded by the coding sequence ATGGCGCTGGCGCTGTTAGAGGACTGGTGCAGGATAATGAGTGTGGATGAGCAGAAGTCACTGATGGTTACGGGGATACCGGCGGACTATGAGGAGGCTGAGATTCAGGAGGTCCTTCAGGAGACTTTAAAGTCTCTGGGCAGGTATAGACTGCTTGGCAAGATATTCCGGAAGCAGGAGAATGCCAATGCTGTCTTACTAGAGCTTCTGGAAGATACTGATGTCTCGGCCATTCCCAGTGAGGTCCAGGGAAAGGGGGGTGTCTGGAAGGTGGTCTTTAAGACCCCTAATCAGGACACTGAGTTTCTGGAAAGACTGAACCTCTTTCTAGAAAAAGAGGGGCAGACGGTCTCAGGTATGTTTCGAGCCCTGGGGCACGAGGGCATGTCTCCAGCCACAGTGCCCTGCATCTCACCAGAATTACTGGCCCATTTGTTGGGACAGGCAATGGCACAGGCGCCTCAGCCCCTGCTACCTATGAGATACCGGAAACTGCGAGTGTTCTCTGGGAGTGCTGTCCCGGCCCCAGAGGAAGAGCCCTTTGAGGTCTGGTTGGAACAGGCCACGGAGATAGTCAAAGAGTGGCCAGTaacagaggcagaaaagaaaaggtgGCTGGCAGAAAGCCTGCGGGGCCCTGCCCTGGACCTCATGCACATAGTGCAGGCGGACAACCCGTCCATCAGTGTAGAAGAGTGTTTGGAGGCCTTTAAGCAGGTGTTTGGGAACCTAGAGAGCCGCAGGACAGCCCAGGTGAGGTATCTGAAGACCTatcaggaggaaggagagaaggtcTCAGCCTATGTGTTACGGTTAGAAACCCTGCTCCGAAGAGCGGTGGAGAAACGCGCCATCCCTCGGCGTATTGCGGACCAGGTCCGCCTGGAGCAGGTCATGGCTGGGGCCACTCTTAACCAGATGCTGTGGTGCCGGCTTAGGGAGCTGAAGGATCAGGGCCCGCCCCCCAACTTCCTTGAGCTAATGAAGGTAATacgggaagaagaggaggaagaggcctCTTTTGAGAATGAGAGTATCGAAGAGCCAGAGGAAGGAGATGGCTATGGCGGCTGGAATCATGAAGGGGAGGACTGA